CCGTCACTTGTGGGCCAAGCCAGATGGAGACAGCGGCCACGCCGGTCCCCCGCAAGTCATGCTCCATGTCGTGGGCCAGCTTGTCGAGACCGGCCTTCTGCGCGCCATAGGCCGGGCCGTGCATGTAGCAGCTTGCGCCGAACGAACTCACCATGCCGATCAGCCCGCTGCCTTGCGGCACCATGATCCGGGCCGCGTGCCACGACGCGATGTAGGCCGAACGCAGCCCCACATCGAGGATCTTGTGCGCGTCGAGCTCTTTCTCCCAGAACGGCTTCTTTTCGATGAGCTGATGATGGATATACGCCGCGTTGTTGACGAGCAGGTCGAGCCGCCCCTGTTCGTCGCGGATGCGCTGGAACAGTCGCTCCACCTGGGCGTCGTCGGCGTGATCGCAGATGGCGGCGATCCCTTCGCCGCCGCGTTCCGTGACGGCGGCCGCCGTTTCCGCGACCGTGCCGGGCAGGACGCTCCCGTCCCACCCCTTTGCATCGCCGGGCGCCGTCGTGCGGCCCGTCACATAGACGGTGTAGCCGAGCTCACCCAGGCCGCGTGCAATGCCGGCCCCCGCGCCGCGGCTGGCGCCGGTCACGAGCGCCACCTTTTTATCCATCATCCACACCCTCCTGCTGCGACGCATTTTCTAGTTTGAGTGACATATATACGATGGTTTGCGAATTGGAAAGCGGCACCGCGCTACGCACTCAATCAAAATTCGCCTGCCCGCCGTCCAGGGGTATCGTCGCCCCGGTGAGGTATGCCAGGTCCGGCCCGCACAGGGCGGCGACAGCGCGCCCGATGTCTTCTTCCAGCCGGCCGATCCGCGCAAGCGGTATGGTCCGGAAGAAAGCCTCCGCCTCCTCGGGATTGTTTTCCACCCACCATTTCAGCCCGGGCGATTCGGCGTGCGGGGCGACGGTCAGGACACGGATCCCGTCGCGTCCCCACTCCGCTGCCGCGGCGCGCGTCAACGAACGGACGGCCTGCTTGACCGCCGCGTATGCGCCGTATCCGGTCATGTCCCAGCGAATGCCCGCGGACGAGGCCAGGTTGATGATCGTCCCCCCGCCGCGCGCGACGAGATGGGGATGGGCCAGCTTCATCAGGCGGAAGCTTGCCAGCGGCCCCGATTCGAACCCCGCGACGAACGCATCGTCGGTGACTTCGAGCAGGGTGCCGAGCGGCACTTCCTGGGCATTGTTCACGACGATATCGAGGCCGCCGAAAGCGTCCACGGCGGCCGCGACCATCTCGCCCAGCGAGGCAGGATCCTTCACATCCCCCGCAATGGGCAAGGCACGGCCGCCACGTTCGCGTATCGCGTCGCAGGTCTGTTCCAGCTTGGCCGCGGTGCGCCCGGACACCGCGACCGCCGCGCCCGCATTGGCCAGCGCGAGGGCGATGCCCTGCCCCACCCCTTGCCCGGCGCCCGTGACCAGCGCCACCTTGTCCCGTAGGTCCGTCATCCTATCACCCCGCAGATTCGTAAATGTGAAGCGGTCACATTTACGCATCAGGTTGACAGACGCCCGCACGGTGCGTCAATTGCGTCTCGAACTTATCAGCGCATGGACGCTCGAAACACCACCAGAGGAGCGTATGATATGGCCCACGACCTGAACGGACGCGTCGCGATCGTGACCGGGGGGAGTGACGGGATCGGCCTTGCCACGGCGGCACTCCTCGCCCGCCGCGGCGCGCACGTGGTCATCTGCGGCCGCCGCCAGGACGCGCTGGATTCCGCCCGCGCCCGGATCGAAGGCGAAGGCGGCAGCGTGGAGGCGGTGCAGCTCGACGTGACGGACTTCGACGCGTTCACCGCCCTCATCGAACGGGTCGCGGAGGAACGCGGACGGCTCGACATGCTGGTCAACAACGCGATGTCGGTTCACTATGCCCCCATCGGCAAGCTCACGCTCGATCACTGGCGCAAGGATTTCGCGGTCAATGCGGAAGCCGTGTTCATCGGCACAAAGGCCGCGATGAAGGTGATGGGCGAGGCTGGCAAAGGTTCGATCGTGAACATTTCCTCCACCACCGGCATTCGCGCGATGGCCAATTACGCCAGCTATTCGGCTTCCAAGGCGGCGCTGATCCAGTTCACCGCCGTGGCCGCGATGGAAGGCGCGCGCAAGGGCGTGCGCGTCAATGCCATCGTCCCGGGCCAGGTCCAGACCACCGCGACCGAGGACTTCGCCCGCACCGCGCCCGAGATCGCGGCAAAGACGGCGGACGCCATCCCGATGGGCCGCGGCGGCCAGCCGGAGGAGCTGGCGGAAGCGATCGTGTTCATGCTGTCGGACGCTGCGAGCTATATCACCGGGGTGGCCCTGCCGGTCGACGGCGGCAAGGCGGCGCAACTCTACATTCCTTCCTGAGCGCGATGCTGGACCAGCTGCCCCCGACGATCCCGCACGCCGCGCAATCGGCGGCCGCTCGCTGGGGCGATGCGCCCGCACTGATCGAACGCGGCGAGACGTGGAGTTTCGAACACCTCTGGCAGCAATGCCGCACGGCCGCGGCCGCGCTGATCGCGCAAGGCATCGGCCCGGGCGCCCGCGTCGCGATATGGGCACCCAATTCGCGCGAATGGATCGTCGCGGCCGTCGGCGCGATGACCTGCGGCGCCGCCATCGTCCCGCTCAACACCCGGCTCAAGGGGCGCGAGGCGGGCGACATCCTGCGGCGCACGCGCGCACGCGTGTTGTTCACGGTCCGCGATTTCCTGGGGATCGACTATCCCGCGCTCCTGGCGGACGAAGCCCTGCCCGCCCTGGAATCGACTGTCCTGATGGACACGGACTGGGACGCCTTCGTCCGGGGCGGAAACAACGTCGATCCGGCGCGGGTTGATGCCGCGCTCGCGGCGCTGTCGGCAGACGACCTGTCCGACATCATCTTCACGAGCGGCACAACCGGCGCACCCAAGGGCGTGCTCATGACTTATGGCCGGGTCATTCCGCAGGTGGGCGTGTGGATCGGCAATACCGGCCTTGCCGAAGGCGAACGGTACCTGATCGCCAATCCGTTCTTCCATTCCTTCGGGCTCAAGGTCGGGTGGGTCGCGTGCCTGATCGCGGGCGCGGTGATCGTCCCGATGGCACAGTTCGATGCGCGGCAGGCGGCACGGATGATCGAGGAACACCGGATCGCGTTCCTTCCCGGCCCGCCCACGATCTTCCAGATGCTGCTGGATGAAAAGCAGGCACGGCCATTCGACTGCGCGTCGCTGCGCGGCGGGACAACCGGTGCGGCGACCGTGCCACCGGTGCTGGTGCAGCGCACCATTGCCGAACTGGGCCTGCGCGATATCGTCACCGCCTATGGGATGACGGAGTGCGTCAACATCACGTCCTGTCGCCCCAGGGATTCGATCGACCGGATCGCCACCACTTGCGGCGCTGCGATCCCCGGCAACGAGGTCGTTATCGCCGGGGAAGACGGACGGGAACTGCCGCGCGGGGAAACGGGCGAGATCCGGGTCCGCGGCCAAGGGGTAATGCTGGGCTACCTCGATGACCCGGATGCCACGGCCGAGGCTATCGATGCGGACGGGTGGCTTCATACCGGCGACATCGGCACGATGGACGCCGACGGCTATGTGCGCATCACCGACCGCAAGAAGGACATGTTCATCGCCGGCGGCTTCAACTGCTACCCGGCGGAGATCGAGAAGCTGCTGGCCGAACATCCCGCCATTTCGATGAGCGCCGTAATCGGCGTGCCCGACGAACGGATGGGCGAAGTGGGCAAGGCGTTCGTCGTCCTTCGCCCCGGTGCCAGCGCTGGCGAGGAGGATCTCATCGCCTGGTCGCGCGCCAACATGGCGAACTACAAGGTCCCGCGCAGTTTCGTGGTGGTGGACGAACTGCCGCGCAATGCCTCGGGCAAAGTGATCAAGACGGAACTCAGATAATCCGCAACGGGGAGATGGACGTGGGCTGGCAATCGATCCGCTACGATTACGCAGGCGCGGACATTCTCGTCACCGGCGGGACCAGCGGCATCGGACGCGCGATCGCGACCGCCTTCCGCGAGGCCGGCGCGAATGTGACCGTCACCGGAACCCGCGCAAGCGCGAACGAATACGATGCGGACCTTTCCGGCATGCGCTACCTCCCGCTCGACCTGGAGGATGACGGCAGCATCGATGCCGTGGCGGACGCTGTCCCTGCTTGCGACGTGCTGGTCAACAACGCAGGAATGTCGTTCTACCCGCTGGGCCTGGACGAACGCGATCCGGATGTGTTCGCCAGGGCCGTCCGCATTCACCTGACCGCCCCGTACCGCCTGACCCGCAAGCTCGCTGGAAAGCTGGCCGCATCCGGGCGGGCCGGTGGCGGCTGCGTTGTGGGCATCGGATCGGTGACCAGCTTCATGGGCCTCGCCGTGACCCTGGGATACGGCGCGGGGAAGACCGGTCTGCTGGGCATGACCCGCGGGCTCGCAGTCGATCTGGGTGCCAGCGGTATTCGCCTGAACGTCGTTGCGGCGGGCCTGGTCGAAACCGCGATGACCGCAGCGGTGTTCAGCCCGGAAGGATCGGCCTGGCGGGAACCGTCCGTCGCCCGCACGCCGCTGGGCCGCCTGGGCAAGCCGGACGATATCGCCGGACCGGTGCTGTTCCTGGCCAGCGACGCCGCGGCATGGATCACCGGCCAGACGATCATGGTCGACGGAGGCTACACGATCAGTGGTTGAAACGATCCGGATCGACGATCTGGCCGCACCCCGGCTGACTCCGGAAATCGAAGGTGCGATCGCGTCCGTTCCGCCGGTGCGGATGAATGCCGAAGCCGTTCTCGACGCGGCGCGTGTCGCGACCGGCCTTTCGGATTTCGGCGCGGCCGACTTTCGCGAACGCCTAGGGATCTGGCTTGCAAGTTTTGACGAAGATACCGGTCTGAACCCGCTCGGCCGCGCGAACCTGTTCGCCGACTGCGTCCGCCAGGCCAGCACCCGGCTTCGTTTCGAAGACGCCTGGAAGCGGCATCCCGCGATCGCCGATGTCGTTATCGACAGGCCGATTCTCATCGCGGGCCTCCCGCGTTCCGGCACCACGCACCTGGTGAACCTTCTGGCGGCCGACGACCGGCTGCGATCGATGACGCTGTGGGAATCGATGGAGCCGATCGCGCGCAGCGAGCCTGCGCCGCCGCCCGAGAGCGATCCGCGCAGGGCGGACTGCGTGGCCATGTGGGGCCAGTTCGAATCGCTGCTGCCGCTGATGCCCGCGATGCACGAGATGGCGCCCGACGGGATTCACGAGGACGTGGAACTGCTGGGGCCGGACTTCTCGGGCTACCTGCCGGAATGGGTCAGCCGCCCGTATCGCTGGCGCGACTATTACCTGTCGCACGATCAGGCGCCGCATTACGCCTATGCCCGGCGCATCCTGCAATACATGACATGGTCGCGCGGGCCGAACCGCTGGGTGCTGAAGTCGCCGCCTCACATGGAAAACCTGCGCGCGGTGGCGACGACTTACCCCGACGCGACGGTCGTCATCACGCACCGCGATCCGCTCGCAGTGCTGCAATCGGCGATCACCATGATCGCCTATGGCGACCGCCTCCGCCGGACGGTCGACCTGGTAGAGCTGGCGACGTACTGGATCGACCGGATCGAGGCCCTGCTGCGCCGATGCGTGGCGGACCGTGACGCCCTCCCCCGCGCGATCGACGTCCGCTTCGACGCGTACATGGCCGACCAGCTGGGCACGATCGAGGGAATCTATGCGATGGCCGATCTCGAGCTGACGCCCGCCGCCCGCCAGCGGATCGAACGCCACCTGGCAGCGAACCCGCGCGGCAAGCACGGCCAGGTGGTGTATGACCTGCGCGGCGACTTCGGGCTCGACCCCGATGCGCTGTGGGATCGCTTTTCCTTCTACACCGAACGGTTCGGCGTATCGCGAGAAGTGCGATGAACGGGCGTGAACGCTTGCTGGCCGGTGCCGCGTGGGACGATTTCTGCGATTCCCTCAAGGCGGCGGGCCGCATCGTCGACGCGTTCGGGGAAGACGCCAACGAACTCGACCGCGCGGAGTGGTACCGTTTCCTGGGAAGGCTCACCCGCAACGGTCTGGAACGGTTTCTCGAGAACTGCGAACCCGATAATCCGCGCCTTCGCGACACGCCGTGGCGCCAGTCGATCAACTTCCAGTCGCCGGACCAGGATCACCTCCTCGCGGAATTTGTCGATGGCAGCCACGATTACGTCATCCGGGGCAACCGCGGGGGCTTGCCTTATTTCGTCATCGCGAGCTGGAATTCCACCCAGCCGCGCCATCCGGGCGATCGCGCATGGGCCGCCGATGGCGTCGCGGGCCTGACCCGGTTCGATCCGACCGCTTACCAGACGACCGGCTTCATCACGTCCGACCAGGTCCATTTCGACGATGATGGCCACTTCACCATCGCGGTTTCGCAAACGCCGATCGAGGGGATTGCCGACTGGCTGCCGATCCAGCCCGATTGCGTCGGGCTGCTGGTGCGCACGCTCTATCACGACCGGGCCAATACGGCCGCGCCGCAGTTTGCCATCGAACGCATCGACAGCCCTGCCCCGCGCGCCGTCACGCCGGGCGAGGTGGCGGACGGCCTCGCGAAGGCGGGCCAGACTGTGCTCGGTTACGGCGAACTCGTGCGGCGGTGGTGGCAGGCGAACCTCGGCCAGCGGCCCAACCGCATCCGGTTCGACCGCGCAGTCTATTTCTCCAACGGCGGCGTGCCGGATCGCCATCACGGCTTCGGTGCATGGGAATGCCAGCCTGACGAGGCGCTGGTGATCGATTTCATGCCCAGCGCGTGCGATTACTGGATCTTCCAGCTTTGCTCCATCTGGCAGGAAAACCTCGACAACTACGAACAGGGCGACGGCTACGTCACCAAGTACACCGCACGGTTGAACGCGGACGGTTCGGTGCGGATTATCGTCACCGGCACCGATCCGGGAATCTGCGGCAATGTGATCTCGCCATTCGGCCATGTCCACGGGGGGATGAGCTTGCGCCTCATCGGCACGCGGGGCGCGCCGCCTGCCGTATCGCTCCGGCGGGTTCCGCTCGCGCAGCTTGCGGCGCACGGCGAGAGCGCGCTCGCTGCGATCGAACCCATTCTCAGCGGAGAAGTCGCCGAATGAGAACGCTCAAGCCCCGAGAGAGAATTCTCTATGCAGGCACCTGTCAGGGCACGCCCGTGACCGAGCGCTACCCCGCGGCGCGCGATGCGGGGTTCACGGCCGTCACCCTGTTCGCATCCGACATCGTCGCCGCGCGCAGCCTTGGCCTCGGCTGCGACGATCTCAAGACCATGATCGCCGACGCCGGGCTCACGCTCTCGAACGTGGAAATCGTGGGCAACTGGATGCCCGGCCAGAGCGCGGACACCCCGCTGCTCCCGCGCGAGATGGCCGTGGCGATGCTCGATGGGACGGCCGAGCGGGTGTGCCGGACCGCCGCCGATCTTGGTTCCGCGG
This region of Tsuneonella aeria genomic DNA includes:
- a CDS encoding FadD3 family acyl-CoA ligase; translation: MLDQLPPTIPHAAQSAAARWGDAPALIERGETWSFEHLWQQCRTAAAALIAQGIGPGARVAIWAPNSREWIVAAVGAMTCGAAIVPLNTRLKGREAGDILRRTRARVLFTVRDFLGIDYPALLADEALPALESTVLMDTDWDAFVRGGNNVDPARVDAALAALSADDLSDIIFTSGTTGAPKGVLMTYGRVIPQVGVWIGNTGLAEGERYLIANPFFHSFGLKVGWVACLIAGAVIVPMAQFDARQAARMIEEHRIAFLPGPPTIFQMLLDEKQARPFDCASLRGGTTGAATVPPVLVQRTIAELGLRDIVTAYGMTECVNITSCRPRDSIDRIATTCGAAIPGNEVVIAGEDGRELPRGETGEIRVRGQGVMLGYLDDPDATAEAIDADGWLHTGDIGTMDADGYVRITDRKKDMFIAGGFNCYPAEIEKLLAEHPAISMSAVIGVPDERMGEVGKAFVVLRPGASAGEEDLIAWSRANMANYKVPRSFVVVDELPRNASGKVIKTELR
- a CDS encoding SDR family NAD(P)-dependent oxidoreductase, yielding MAHDLNGRVAIVTGGSDGIGLATAALLARRGAHVVICGRRQDALDSARARIEGEGGSVEAVQLDVTDFDAFTALIERVAEERGRLDMLVNNAMSVHYAPIGKLTLDHWRKDFAVNAEAVFIGTKAAMKVMGEAGKGSIVNISSTTGIRAMANYASYSASKAALIQFTAVAAMEGARKGVRVNAIVPGQVQTTATEDFARTAPEIAAKTADAIPMGRGGQPEELAEAIVFMLSDAASYITGVALPVDGGKAAQLYIPS
- a CDS encoding SDR family NAD(P)-dependent oxidoreductase, encoding MMDKKVALVTGASRGAGAGIARGLGELGYTVYVTGRTTAPGDAKGWDGSVLPGTVAETAAAVTERGGEGIAAICDHADDAQVERLFQRIRDEQGRLDLLVNNAAYIHHQLIEKKPFWEKELDAHKILDVGLRSAYIASWHAARIMVPQGSGLIGMVSSFGASCYMHGPAYGAQKAGLDKLAHDMEHDLRGTGVAAVSIWLGPQVTERALIAREVNPEQYEGFMEMAENPEFTGHILDAISRAPNRDELSGQTLIGAEVARELGVTDRGRDRPSHREMLGSPNAKNPAAVY
- a CDS encoding SDR family NAD(P)-dependent oxidoreductase, with protein sequence MDVGWQSIRYDYAGADILVTGGTSGIGRAIATAFREAGANVTVTGTRASANEYDADLSGMRYLPLDLEDDGSIDAVADAVPACDVLVNNAGMSFYPLGLDERDPDVFARAVRIHLTAPYRLTRKLAGKLAASGRAGGGCVVGIGSVTSFMGLAVTLGYGAGKTGLLGMTRGLAVDLGASGIRLNVVAAGLVETAMTAAVFSPEGSAWREPSVARTPLGRLGKPDDIAGPVLFLASDAAAWITGQTIMVDGGYTISG
- a CDS encoding sulfotransferase → MVETIRIDDLAAPRLTPEIEGAIASVPPVRMNAEAVLDAARVATGLSDFGAADFRERLGIWLASFDEDTGLNPLGRANLFADCVRQASTRLRFEDAWKRHPAIADVVIDRPILIAGLPRSGTTHLVNLLAADDRLRSMTLWESMEPIARSEPAPPPESDPRRADCVAMWGQFESLLPLMPAMHEMAPDGIHEDVELLGPDFSGYLPEWVSRPYRWRDYYLSHDQAPHYAYARRILQYMTWSRGPNRWVLKSPPHMENLRAVATTYPDATVVITHRDPLAVLQSAITMIAYGDRLRRTVDLVELATYWIDRIEALLRRCVADRDALPRAIDVRFDAYMADQLGTIEGIYAMADLELTPAARQRIERHLAANPRGKHGQVVYDLRGDFGLDPDALWDRFSFYTERFGVSREVR
- a CDS encoding SDR family NAD(P)-dependent oxidoreductase, which translates into the protein MTDLRDKVALVTGAGQGVGQGIALALANAGAAVAVSGRTAAKLEQTCDAIRERGGRALPIAGDVKDPASLGEMVAAAVDAFGGLDIVVNNAQEVPLGTLLEVTDDAFVAGFESGPLASFRLMKLAHPHLVARGGGTIINLASSAGIRWDMTGYGAYAAVKQAVRSLTRAAAAEWGRDGIRVLTVAPHAESPGLKWWVENNPEEAEAFFRTIPLARIGRLEEDIGRAVAALCGPDLAYLTGATIPLDGGQANFD